Part of the Halomarina litorea genome is shown below.
CCGACCTCCGCGTCGTCCGCGCCCAGCCGGGCCGGACGCTTCTCGTCACGGCCGGCGCCACGGTCGGCCTGCGCATCGGCGTCCTGAACGAGGCGGCCTACCCGACGGTGGTGCTCATCGCCATCGGCACGCCCGTCATGGCCCCGCCCCCCGTCAGGCGGATACTGGACGGGCGGCGAGCGCCCGCCGTCTGACCCGTCGGCGGGGGCGCGACGGGTCGGTCGTCGCGGAGGTGGCCGGAGAAGAGGGCCGTCAGTTCGAGAAGCCCCGGAGGACGCCCTGTCCGTCGGTACTGCCGAGGTGCGGCAGGGTGGCGCGCTCGGGGTGGGGCATCATCACGGCGACGGTGTCGCGGTCGCCGAGGACGCCCGCGACGTTGTCCGCCGACCCGTTGGGGTTGGCGGCGTCCGTCACGGCCCCGTCGGTGTCGCAGTAGCGAAAGAGGACCCTGTCTTCGGATTCGAGGTCGGCGAGTTCCTCCCCGCCGAGTTCGAACCGACCCTCGCCGTGGGCGATGGGGATGGAGAGGACGTCCCCCTCGTCGTAGGCGCGGGTCCACGGCGTGTCGGCGTTCTCGACGCGCAGGTGGACGGGTTCGCACTGGAACCGGGCGCTCCGGTTGGTGGTGAACGCGCCGGGGGTGAGGCCGGCCTCGCAGCCGATCTGCGCGCCGTTGCAGACACCGAGGACGGGCGTTCCCCGTGCGGCGGCCTCGCGGACCTGTTCCATCACGGGGGCGCGAGCGGCCATCGCCCCGGCCCGGAGGTAGTCGCCGTACGAGAAGCCGCCGGGCAGGAGGACGCCGTCGGCGTCCTCGGGGAGGCCGTC
Proteins encoded:
- the purQ gene encoding phosphoribosylformylglycinamidine synthase I, which gives rise to MVAILQFGGSNCDRDAERALAHVGIDARRVWHEDGLPEDADGVLLPGGFSYGDYLRAGAMAARAPVMEQVREAAARGTPVLGVCNGAQIGCEAGLTPGAFTTNRSARFQCEPVHLRVENADTPWTRAYDEGDVLSIPIAHGEGRFELGGEELADLESEDRVLFRYCDTDGAVTDAANPNGSADNVAGVLGDRDTVAVMMPHPERATLPHLGSTDGQGVLRGFSN